The Montipora capricornis isolate CH-2021 chromosome 3, ASM3666992v2, whole genome shotgun sequence genome includes the window GGAATGCAAGATCATCTTTGTGTCAGCTTTCTCTTGGTTACTCTGTAAATGTCCCACGCCTTTGTTTGTTGCCTGACACTCACCTCCCCATGCTACCACCAGTTGCCTTCCACTACGATCAGCATTTTCTTAATCTTTTGGCCCAAATAGATGGTGAGCTTCATCTTGGTCTTCGTGTGTGACAGGAGTCGCTTCAATGGAACTTTAGCAATGTGTGTTGTGTCAGTGATGCGGTAAGACACTGGAGCTTGGCCTCCTTGCCGTTTAACCCTGGTGGCCGCTTTGAGTGACAAAGGTAAATCATATCTGTCGAAAATTAAACGCACTTTACTACTTCCAGTCAGTACGTCTGCAGAACACAGTCGCTGAAGTGTTCAGCCATCTTTGCGCAATTGTTAATCCACTCTGGCTTGTCAAGTGACTGAACGTCTGACATTCTATCTAAAATTGCGAATTGCACTTGATCTTCATTTGGAATAGCTACTCTCCTGTTGTTTCTGTTGCCATTCAGCTTCACCAGAATGTTCATTAGATTAATCTTGGTACTCTTGGATGAACAGTGAAGCATTGTACCACCAGCAGCAAACAATGATCGCGGGCCTACCAAACATTCGTGTTGGTGGACAGTTTCCTTTCATCGAGTTCTGGCCGACTCTTGCACACCATCATCATATGCAAGAAAAGGGACCTAATATCCTCTTGAGGCTCCCCAGTCTCCTGCAGTCACCTTTACCACCTTTGCACGGGCTTTCCATGTTAAGAGTTTTCTCTTGCTCCTGGGAGACCAAAGGTTGACTTCGCCAGACCGGACTCGTTCTTTTACAAAACAGTCAAACAGTCTCCTGCCGATCTCCTTTGCTCACACAAACCTTGGTCACTAGGTTGAACAGGTCGGTTTGTGCATCAAAGAATAGCTTCGTGAACCTTTCAATAGTGCCTGTTAGCTGTACTACAACTTTCTCTTCGCGGGCTAAGACAGCTGCAGTGAGATTATGATGACGACCTTGAGGCTTGGAAGACACCCCCGCCATGTTCTTTGCTGGTTCACCTAGGCTTGCGAGCTCTGGAGGTATCAGGAAGACTTTCATCCGAGCAGCTTCATTTATGGTGATGCCAACCAATCCTCCTCCTATTTCTCATGTTTCTGTGATTTTGAGAGTATTTCTTACTTTTGCTTCATTTTTAAGATAAACTTTTCATCTGAAAGCCCCAAACTTATAAACATGTCGAATGCACAGGGTTTATCAACAATACTTCAAACCCCATCCTTTTGCAATGTTCCATGATCTCCAATGCAGCTTTTGTGTCAGCCTCGATTTCATGCAAGTATGGTCACGTGATAGCCATTACCATATAAACACTTTTTGATTATTTGATTACACGGACGACATGCATCCAACAATACTTTCGTCAATCTCCGTCTTCGTCACAAGGGCTTTCCAGTGCAGCGTTTGTGTGAGCCTCGTTCTCATGCTAGCTTGGTCACGTGACCCCAATAACCTCTTAAAATCACATTTTCATATTTGAAACATTGATTTGCATAATTGTGGTGATTCTGGTTcaattttatgcaaataatgGATAGCTATAgacaattttatgtttgagcCTCGTTTCTATGTTGGGATACACATGTCACATTTCTGATCCCCTATAAATCCCGTCTGAGCGAGTTCCAAAGTTGTCACcaaaacatttcatttcttCACGAAATTCCCACGGGACTTTATTTCATGACATTTgctaaaaagcaaaaaatgcagaaagaaaacatcttccaaaccgttttacacctgaacacgaaaagcgttgactgtgtaagaactatagttgatgtagtatggccgtgtagccgcgtcgagccacagaaagctcGCGAAAATTGAAGCCTCGTTTGTGTTTAGGtaagttaacctgggttgagccttcAATCCAAtggaaaaccagtacctggtcagcagtgaacttaaaaaacagctgacctcggtagGCTATaagcttgagcccacgatatggtcacgtgatactggtcagcggatttcttgttttgacaagtgtcaattgatcaaaacatgggtttccaatatcaaagatgtatgctgtaaactagcatgataatggtcacattggcatacatggaggggtggacgtacggtcgatgacgtcatggctataaaaccaagatttctcgcaccATATGTtccggcgcgcgcggagctccgctatgaagtTGCTGTTTTCGCCGCATTGATATAGAACTATGAACTTGTTTTGGATTTTCTGGTTGTTACGGTTAACTTGAAATAAACGTTCCTCTCTAATAAAGGCCTCATATCTATTTAACGCGCCGGACATTTTTTAGATCATTTACGGTATATCTTGTGAAGTACTAATTGATGCTTTTATGTGGTATTACTCTACCGTTATATGAAACAATGTTGTTCAGCCAATACTTTTAATAGTGCAGTCTCTTGAAAAAGcggaaactggtttgagccaccttaagtaagAGACGAAACTACGTGATAATTGGCTGGTCAGCCTCAAAGTATGACATCTTGCGTAAAATAGTTTTGCGATCGGTTGTGTCGAATGAATGCGATGATTTAATGATTCTATGAAGAAGTTAACAAAGCATTAGCTTTTAATCAGTTAATCATAAAACAAATTAGCTGTCTTGGTTTCCGTATGATCGTTACGATCGCTGGAAAAAAGGTCAGCGTTTAAAGCGATCATATGCATATAAaactctttcataatggcagccaaataaaatgactgttcttttgttttaatgcttgCAAGCCTTtgtagcctcgctacgacgagcaagtttcaaaagaatttttgttccaaaataAGGTCAATTGGTCTAATTAACAttaaatacaaagtaatgtaaaGGTCGTTgctatttatgaaagtggtctatggaAACCACTCTCAAGCGATCGCAACGATGGTAACGACAGGGAAAATACTAGGATGCACTTCATTGCCGACAGAAAATTGCCAATACTGAGTTTTCCTTTCCTCTTCTGAAAGATCTCCCGAACCCAACATCTAtggttctttttatttttcggCGTTGAAAAACACCCACAAGTAGAAAAAAGCAGCCGCAAGCAGAAGCGATGATTCACAGCCGCCGCGTTAAATTTCAGGAATGGAACGAACGATGTTGTTAGAGCCAGGTCCCCTTTGGAAATCATCAATCGATCCTaacgatcatatggaaaccagcctttagagTGGTTAACACCCCTCCACTACTTGGAGATAAACATCATGATGCAATTTTAATAAAACTTACTAGCTACCATTTAAAAGTAACTAATCTGAGGGTGTAATTTctagttcaattttttttctttttttccttactAATGCAAAACCAGCAAGAACTGTTTTAGAGCATCTCTTTGTACGAATGTTCCCTTGAATTGCTATTGCCATTTACCATCAGCCACATTTTTCCCACAACTCCCAATTTCTGTTGTAAGCTGACCATTTTCCAAACTCGTACAGAGTATGCCGTTCGCCCCATCCAAACAGCCACCAATGTCTCCACTGGTAGAAGATACCGGCGCTCAGTTCCAACGCAGTCAAACGAGCCGACAGCTCCATGCACCACTTCTTCCCAGGGGAACGTATCTCCTGGTAGGAAAGCGCCACAGGTAAACCAGTACGTACTAATGTACCATCTCCGTAAGCTCCAGCTCGTATCACGAAGACCGAAAGATACGCTTCAATACTCACAGTAACTTCGCAAGAGGGCTCAACCTAATATATAGAAAGACAGATTGATCACTTTTTTGAGAGAGAGACCACTATAACCAAAAAAAAGCAGTAGCTTACACGTAGAATTGGTTTTCAAAAAGACAACGGTATTAAGCTTTTAAGTTAAAGTGACTACCATTTCAACTACGAGCGCTAGCAGCCGGTCACCTAACCAGcataaataccatggaaacctatgggtttgatacctcttaaccttGCAACGATTTGCGCTGACCAGGCTTCGAGCAGTTCAAAACACAATAACAATTTGGCGCAAGCAGTAACATTGGTTACATTCTCGACCGAACATTTGAGAATACACTGAGATGATACCAGGCTGAAGTTTTGTTACCCTTTTTTGTAAATaggtcaggagcccatgagtcggagcttgcctctctcatCCGAGTCAActtttgcgcgtatctttctatttttagaacgccacgagttcttcggctctgcacgcactgtttagaatggccaatcaaaataaaattgttgtcaaatgaagacaaaaatagcaaaacaaggtatgcaaattgatgtaaatgtgagtctcatGCTGAAgggttcgttctaaaaatagaaagatccgcgcaaaggttgactcaagtaTGTAGAACATAGAGAGGCTCTTACTCATGGGTTCCTGGATAGGTTTAAAACTTACTATAATTCTCCATGAGCGAAGCCTTTCAGTATACCTTAATTCACGGACTAGCCACGAGCCACGTAGAACATACCCGCGTTATTGAGAcggaaaaatatatttacctCCACTGCGAGCTTGACTGGATTGATTGAATTTCCTTCTGGAGGAAAGCTTATCTGGTTATCAAGTGAGAATGCCAGATCGAAATCAACCCCAAGGCTCAATATGAACACAGGCACAGAAATTGTCTAAAGAGATAAAGAAAGTggtgaaaagaaaattgttaatcTTGTATTGCCATAAACAACGACGTTATAAAAAAATCGCAGTTTTCTTGACAGTACGCGCTTATGCAGCCAGCCACTTAAGGATGGTTTCCATATGGTCGTTACAATCACTGGAAGAAAAGTTTTACACATGTCCAATTTACATCAACTGAGTCAGATCGTCAATTGCTGTTGACGGCCCGACTCACCGGATGTCGGGTAGTTGCgatcgcagcgacaatgatCGCTGAGATAGACCTCAATTCTATTTCAGCGATTGCCAGTTAATATGGAAACCATGCATTATCCAGCCACCGTAGTCACAGGGAAAATACCAGGGTGCACGGCGTTCGTCCAGAGTAGTAGAATAGATGAACGGATGCTTTTTATATCAAtgctatttttcttttaaacaacTGTAAGTCATTGCAATCAATGCCGTATATAATCATTGTGCAATCCCAGAAATCAGGAAGAGAGAGACAAACAATTTTTCGCGAGTGTGAACCTCAATACAACTTCAATAAAACTTGCGAAATGGTTAGTTgtatgaactgaaattttttaaaaatatgaaaagGGGAAACGCAGTTCCCTACCTACCCTCTTTTAAATCAACCCCTGCCGGTAATCAAGAACACAATTTGGAGCACAAAATGTATTTCTGTACAATACCATCGCATTTACCCATTCTTACCAGTATATACAAATCTACATTTTGGAAAACTGACAGAATAAATAAGATATCACTTACTAGTTTTATGGGCAATTTATGTAATACAATGCGCCAGTCTTTTCCATCCTCCAGGTGGTTTTTCTTGTATCGTTCCTTGAATATGTTACCAAGATCTTTCCCTCCAACAAACAGACTGAAACTCACACCTATCTCCATTGCGTCGCCATCCTCAGGCTCCAACCAAACCATTCCCTCACCTTTCACATCAATACCGATGAATTTCTTCTCAAACAAAGTAAATGACTGCAAAACGCTTAATTGTAATGGATCCGCTTCTTTCCACGGGACATAGTTTGCTGTTCTACGGGTCCTGCTCGACGAGTTGCTGGTAAAATTATGCTGTTGCTCGGGTGAGGGATGAGTAAAGAAAATCCTACTGGCATTTGACTGTAATCCTTCAGGATTTTCATGGATCGAAAAGGTGACATTTGATTTTGGAATAACCAACTTCACGAACGAGTAAAAACTGATCATTTTGCCCTCCTTGTGTTCCAAAAAAATGGTTTCAACAAGAGAAGCATGGCTCGTCAGGGTCATTTTCATATGTGTAACCTTAAAGCTGGcgtttttgttaatttgttctCCAAAATTTAACTGCTTGGAAAAATGCAGGTGGCTTTCTGACAACATTCCATTGCTCTTGTTGATGAGTGCAATGTCAGTATAGTTCAAGTCGAGATCGATGTCTGACAACCTGTCAGCGAAGTCGTTTCGATCAAAATGATTTTTTATCAAAAGTATGCCCTCATCTGACGTGTTTGCTTCCCGGTGCATTTTCACTGATCCAGGTAGCAAAGGGGAATCTTCGGGAAATAGAGATTTTGAGCCGGTTGAACTCAGTCCATCCACACTTTCGTAGAGTTCACGTTTCAAAGTGGGAAATAGCTGCTCGAGAGTACCATACACGAGGCGAAGGAGGTCTGTATTTGTCTGGCGATGACCGTAAACCTCAAATGAGTGAGTGCTTTTGTTGCTTGACTTTCTGCATTAAGAATAGGAAGGCACTATAAGTGACTTAGGATATTTCTTTAAACCTACTTACAGTTAAGAATCATAATAATTGGATATCCagccaacaaaaaaaataaataaaaagtaccATAACTCGTTGTATTGAAACTAAATATCACCGTTTAGTCACAGTTTTCCTTGGGAATCAAATCCCTCCACAAAATCTTCAACGGAACAACGTTAAAACTATCATCTCGAGTCACAACAAAGCTGCAATCCACAAATCTTTAAATCTTCAACCTTACCCCTTGAATGGAAATTGTAAAGCATGCAACATCAATTACCAAGCCATCCACAAAAGAGACatacatcggtctttgcgacagTGAGAATTCGCATCACTGTGGAATATTCACACATGCACTTTGCAAAATGTATGACTGCCAGTCTAGGCAAGCTTCTTGGTGAGTCACACTAAATAAATGAACACGTactcttaaattcaaattcGTCATGGCAATGGGCCTGAGTGGACTCCagttcggtctgtaatcatacgagtgatgaCTACAGACCAAGAGCTCTTGCACAGACCGAATTGGAagacacgaagtcctgttatcaattaatcataacaattacaatttccgagaaaagaagaagagccgagttatgaaagaaagggaaaatttgaatgaaaagactgacaaaggaggcgtaaattgtttaaAGTCGCTCTGaattaagaaagaaagaaagccctaatttaggagtctgtacacAGTTTCTAtaatggtgattgaaaccaaggttgtgattggttgatttaaactataAACTTTGAATGTGAGTGGCGTATTGAATTGTCTGATAACAAACTGTCTGATAACAGACACTGTGAATCATTGAAAAATAGGAGTTTCGTAAACCgatcacaatcgaggaaattgtaatttttatgattaaattCGCTATGTCTGTTGGAATGCGTCGTTACGTAATCCATTTCATGCAGCCAGTAACGTTTTCCTTTGTAACCGTAGAAAGCGGTTTTTTTCTCAGATTGCAGACTTGCATATCCTATATTGAATTCGTTATctatcgtcatcattatcattatttttattttaaaacttttaaatcATAATGGATGGGGGAGAATTAATTAAGTACGGTAGTACCGgcttgttgattttttttaaatgacagATTTGAAGTGTCTAGTATTCTAGAAGAGGAAGCAAATATAGTGTCTGCAGTATTCCGCATTATTCACTGGGTAATTAGTATAGGAAATCGCACGACCTTCTCGTACAATTCGTGATTAATAGGTACGAGTGATTTTGacagttctcaaaattgcacgagcctttaattttttatttatagtaCATTCAACAAAATTACGAATTGTTGAAGAATTGAGTCGAGTACCTCAGCCGAGTTTTCTTCGAGGTTCGGATTTATACCACGTTCTTCCGCCCAACTACGCCACACATTGATCCAGGTCTGTgtgcttttttttctgttgtcgtTTAAGTTTTGGATCCCGTCTTTGCTGGAAATTGCGAAGCGactgtcggccatttttttgttgacgttcaaatttgccgctCACGCgtcgtttccatggaaactTAATAGGTACTCCTACGGAGTACAATTTGGGATTAATTGTACTGTTCTTGACTAATCAaaattgagtaattttgttgagtgtacTATAATACTTTAATCAGTTAAATACTCTCCGAGATCAGTCAACATCGTTAATATTCCCATCCATATCGCCTTGGGATCGTTCGACAAAATTCATCTAACAGGTTTAGTTGTAGTGAATATTTAAACCTGCACGCTATGTATGGTAAGTAGTGAGTATTCATGATCTATTGCTTCTGATCATTAAATCAACGAATGCTAGATCTTAACAAACAACAGCcttgaacgaaatgatatatgacaagaatcatatattgaactgcgcatatgaaatcaagtgagctatgatcctcacaatTATGAACGAAAATTTAGCAAGAGCGtatagagaagtctgaaaaattcaggacttcaacggcgtttgaaccagtgacctcgcgataccggtgcgaccctctaaccaactgatctgagctatgaagccactgactttgggagctggtcatttgtgaacTCAAGTGTTCTTGTGACGAATGAATCAATAAAcggaatgatatatgaaataaatcatatattgaactgctgatatgaaatcaagtgaagctatgatcctcgacgttatgaacgcaattccagcaattgcgtaaagaagcttcacttgatttcatatccgaaATTCAACATATCATTCATTGCACATATCacttcgttcattgattcattcatcacgcgaacatttgaacccacgacatcagtggcttcatagctcagttggttagagcgtcgcaccggcatcgcgcgGTCAAGGGATtaaaaccccgttaaagtcttgaatttttcaggcttctctacgcaattgctaaaattgctttcataactgcgaggagcATAGCTCACTTGAAATAACAGCcttattggtttaaaaagaaatgtttgattgTAACCTCGAAATAGCAGGAAGTTTAACCAGGAAGTACTCTGTCGATGTGTTGATGCTTCTGATCTCTACATCTCCTCCAACGTAGGACAAGTTGAATTTAATTAAGAACCAGTACTCCTCCAAAGACTTATTATGAACCAGGATGCCGACAGTGAGGCGAACGGAACCTgtaacaataaataacaacaacagcaacaaaaagagTGGTTATACGGGATTCGATTCCCGACCGAAAAAGAGAAGGATAACTATGGTTATTTCGGACTCCTGCGATTGTGTGGTTTTTTGTCCTATACAAATATTTTAATTGTTTGAATGTCGGTTAAAATTTAATATTCACACAACGGGCAAAACCTTGAACGTTTTGTTTAGAAGACGCTAAATATCACTATGAGGTCTAGTCGAAATGTTGCATCAGCCCAACTAAGTGGTTTTCTGTGTCTAAATTAAAGACTAGATGACAATTCGGtgacttaaaatacagaaaactGATTAAATTGAAATCACACACATTCAATTGACAAGTTAGCTACTTGTGCAAGACTCTCTATTGCAAACACC containing:
- the LOC138043393 gene encoding uncharacterized skeletal organic matrix protein 1-like codes for the protein MMDAKKEPGPTVQFTDKADGLVAKPCHSKPKMVAAFGAITVVLLLSIVVSLSVYFSLKNTTQRASLAELKLEEGESLTYQLDHDIEVEGGNVQNGSVRLTVGILVHNKSLEEYWFLIKFNLSYVGGDVEIRSINTSTEYFLVKLPAISRKSSNKSTHSFEVYGHRQTNTDLLRLVYGTLEQLFPTLKRELYESVDGLSSTGSKSLFPEDSPLLPGSVKMHREANTSDEGILLIKNHFDRNDFADRLSDIDLDLNYTDIALINKSNGMLSESHLHFSKQLNFGEQINKNASFKVTHMKMTLTSHASLVETIFLEHKEGKMISFYSFVKLVIPKSNVTFSIHENPEGLQSNASRIFFTHPSPEQQHNFTSNSSSRTRRTANYVPWKEADPLQLSVLQSFTLFEKKFIGIDVKGEGMVWLEPEDGDAMEIGVSFSLFVGGKDLGNIFKERYKKNHLEDGKDWRIVLHKLPIKLTISVPVFILSLGVDFDLAFSLDNQISFPPEGNSINPVKLAVEVEPSCEVTVSIEAYLSVFVIRAGAYGDGTLVRTGLPVALSYQEIRSPGKKWCMELSARLTALELSAGIFYQWRHWWLFGWGERHTLYEFGKWSAYNRNWELWEKCG